A window of the Pedobacter frigiditerrae genome harbors these coding sequences:
- a CDS encoding TonB-dependent receptor — protein MKINLLELRKAFFIALILCAQILFIFITQQVHATSNINIADLGKITGKVIDENGLPFPGATIKIVQTNQILQSSTDGSFSFSVQPGTYTLNISFLSYQLQVIDNVIVKSGETTNQTIKMVPDQKSLSEVVVVGYGTQKKENLTGAVDQVTSKALENRPITNLTQGLQGALPNLNLKMMDGRPTQSPSYNIRGTTSIGQGGNALILIDGVEGDPSLLNPNDVETVTMLKDAAASSIYGARAVFGVILITTKKPIGGKTTVNYSTNYATKSPLQVPDFVTDGYTWARMFAEAFVNGDGAFPQNANKSQKFSQAYLNEFKRRAESGQPYNQVEIDPSTGEYVYYGSTDFYEQLYKENTGANEHNLSLTGSGEKISYLVSGRYQKQAGLFRYNSDDYSMKNFRARGAIQLLPWLKLDNNADFSVMNYHNPLSVGEGGGVWRNIADEAHPTSVMFNPDGSLSMSAAYGPGDYFYGKSGSDTKRQVFRNTTSLSSKFLKDKLSINGDFTFRITNNDVEQKRVQLPYSNKPGVISYLGTTTNDLLYDRRETQYIANNLYASYEDTFSDAHYFKIMAGYNYEESTYKRLAAQRNGIIFEDATDLNLALGQAITTGGGYEKWNVFGGFSRLNYAFKDRYLLEVNARYDGSSKFPSDQRFGFFPSVSAGWRIAGEPFWKVSPKFISDLKIRGSYGSLGNGNIGSYLFQENFSISQSSIILGGVKPQRTGQPGVLPDGLTWETSTTSNIGLDISMLANRLTITGDAYIRNTTDMFTVGLTAPAVFGATVPKGNYADLRTKGWELSLTWRDKINTKKPINYNIRLTVADNTSKITKYNNPDKLLSDYYVGQTIGEIWGYTTEGFFIDQADIDAHAKQSPQMRASPTNIWYPGDIKLQDLNKDGFINVGKNTVNDPGDRKIIGNAAPRYTYGVSIGADWNNFFFSTFFQGVAKQDWYPSTETEFFWGQYNRPYNNIPTFHLGNMWTPENTNAYFPRTMSRAASSNTNRTLGVAQTKYLQNVAYIRMKNIQVGYNLPAKWVSKFKASSARIYFSGENLFTYTPLYKITKTLDVENTVPADQGFNSGATNGDGYNYPLLKSYSLGLSLTF, from the coding sequence ATGAAAATAAATTTACTAGAGTTACGCAAAGCGTTTTTTATAGCATTAATTCTTTGCGCTCAAATCTTATTCATCTTTATTACCCAACAAGTTCATGCTACAAGCAATATTAACATTGCTGATCTTGGAAAAATTACTGGGAAAGTAATAGACGAAAATGGTCTACCTTTTCCTGGCGCTACCATTAAAATTGTACAAACCAATCAAATCTTACAAAGTAGTACCGATGGGAGTTTCTCATTTAGCGTACAGCCTGGAACATATACACTAAACATTTCTTTTCTATCTTATCAATTGCAAGTAATAGATAACGTAATTGTTAAATCTGGAGAGACCACCAATCAAACTATTAAAATGGTTCCAGATCAAAAATCATTGAGCGAGGTTGTAGTGGTTGGTTATGGCACACAAAAGAAAGAGAATTTAACTGGTGCTGTAGATCAAGTTACTTCAAAAGCTTTAGAAAACAGGCCAATTACCAATTTAACTCAAGGTTTACAAGGCGCATTACCAAACCTTAACTTAAAGATGATGGACGGTAGACCAACGCAATCTCCGAGCTATAACATTAGGGGTACAACTTCTATTGGGCAAGGTGGTAATGCTTTAATTTTGATTGATGGCGTAGAGGGAGACCCAAGTTTGCTTAATCCAAATGATGTAGAAACTGTAACCATGCTAAAAGATGCTGCAGCTTCTTCAATTTATGGAGCAAGAGCTGTTTTCGGTGTAATATTGATCACTACAAAAAAACCAATTGGAGGTAAAACTACAGTTAACTATTCTACAAATTACGCCACCAAAAGTCCTCTACAAGTTCCCGATTTTGTAACAGATGGTTATACTTGGGCAAGAATGTTTGCAGAAGCATTTGTAAATGGAGATGGCGCTTTCCCTCAAAATGCTAACAAGTCTCAAAAATTCTCGCAAGCATATTTGAACGAGTTTAAGAGAAGAGCAGAGTCTGGCCAGCCTTATAATCAGGTAGAGATAGATCCAAGCACAGGAGAGTATGTTTATTATGGCAGCACCGATTTTTACGAGCAATTATACAAAGAAAATACTGGTGCAAATGAGCACAATCTTTCTTTAACCGGAAGTGGAGAAAAAATTTCATATTTAGTTTCTGGCAGGTATCAAAAGCAAGCTGGTTTGTTTAGATATAACTCTGATGATTATAGCATGAAGAACTTTAGAGCCAGAGGAGCTATTCAATTGCTTCCTTGGTTAAAGTTAGATAACAATGCCGATTTCTCTGTAATGAACTATCATAACCCATTAAGTGTTGGTGAAGGTGGTGGTGTTTGGAGAAATATTGCCGATGAAGCTCACCCAACATCGGTTATGTTCAATCCAGACGGATCCTTATCAATGTCTGCAGCTTACGGCCCTGGAGATTATTTTTATGGCAAAAGTGGTTCTGATACCAAAAGACAGGTTTTTAGAAATACAACCTCATTGTCTTCTAAGTTCTTAAAAGATAAACTAAGCATTAATGGCGATTTTACCTTTCGCATAACAAATAACGACGTTGAACAAAAGAGAGTACAGTTGCCTTATAGTAACAAGCCAGGAGTTATTTCTTATTTAGGAACGACAACTAATGACCTATTATACGACAGAAGAGAAACGCAATACATTGCTAACAATCTTTATGCGTCTTATGAAGATACATTTTCTGATGCACACTATTTTAAAATAATGGCAGGTTATAACTACGAAGAGTCTACTTATAAACGCTTAGCAGCTCAAAGAAATGGTATCATTTTCGAAGATGCAACTGATTTAAACTTAGCACTTGGCCAGGCAATTACAACTGGCGGTGGTTACGAAAAATGGAATGTTTTTGGAGGATTTTCTAGACTTAACTATGCTTTTAAAGATAGGTACTTATTAGAAGTAAATGCAAGGTATGATGGTTCATCAAAATTCCCATCAGACCAAAGGTTTGGTTTTTTCCCATCGGTTTCTGCAGGGTGGAGAATTGCCGGAGAGCCATTTTGGAAAGTATCACCAAAATTCATATCTGATTTAAAAATAAGAGGATCTTATGGTTCACTTGGAAACGGGAATATCGGATCATATTTGTTCCAGGAGAATTTTTCTATCTCTCAATCTAGTATCATTTTGGGTGGGGTAAAACCTCAACGTACTGGTCAGCCTGGTGTTTTACCTGATGGCTTAACTTGGGAAACATCAACCACAAGCAACATCGGTTTAGATATTTCTATGTTAGCTAACCGTTTAACAATTACAGGAGATGCCTACATCCGTAACACTACAGATATGTTTACTGTAGGCTTAACTGCACCAGCTGTTTTTGGTGCAACTGTACCAAAAGGTAATTATGCAGATTTACGCACAAAAGGCTGGGAACTTAGTTTAACTTGGAGAGATAAAATTAATACCAAGAAACCTATTAACTATAACATCAGGTTAACGGTGGCAGATAACACATCTAAAATAACTAAGTATAACAATCCAGATAAGTTACTTTCAGATTATTACGTTGGACAAACCATCGGTGAAATTTGGGGGTACACCACAGAGGGTTTTTTTATTGACCAAGCTGATATCGATGCTCATGCGAAACAAAGTCCGCAAATGAGGGCATCACCAACAAACATTTGGTATCCTGGAGATATCAAATTACAAGATTTAAACAAAGATGGTTTTATCAATGTTGGTAAAAACACCGTAAATGACCCTGGGGATAGAAAAATTATTGGTAATGCCGCTCCAAGATATACTTATGGTGTTAGTATCGGTGCAGACTGGAATAACTTTTTCTTCTCTACATTTTTTCAGGGAGTAGCTAAACAAGATTGGTACCCGAGTACAGAAACAGAATTTTTCTGGGGACAATATAATCGTCCATATAATAATATACCCACTTTCCATTTAGGTAACATGTGGACACCAGAAAATACAAATGCTTATTTCCCTAGAACAATGTCTCGTGCTGCTTCATCAAACACCAACAGAACTTTAGGCGTGGCGCAAACAAAATACTTGCAAAATGTGGCTTACATCAGAATGAAGAATATTCAAGTGGGCTATAATTTACCTGCAAAATGGGTATCAAAATTCAAGGCTAGTAGCGCAAGGATTTACTTCTCTGGAGAGAATTTATTTACCTACACTCCACTTTACAAAATAACAAAAACACTTGATGTGGAGAATACAGTACCAGCCGATCAAGGTTTTAATTCAGGTGCCACAAATGGAGATGGATATAATTATCCTTTGCTAAAAAGCTATTCTCTTGGCTTAAGCTTAACCTTTTAA
- a CDS encoding twin-arginine translocase TatA/TatE family subunit codes for MTQPTLLAAIGPMEITLIVLALLLLFGGKKIPELMRGLGKGMKEFKDGKDGIDSDNPNSNQNQTKP; via the coding sequence ATGACACAACCAACCCTATTAGCGGCAATTGGGCCAATGGAAATTACATTAATCGTATTAGCCTTATTGTTATTGTTCGGAGGTAAAAAAATTCCAGAATTAATGCGTGGTTTAGGTAAGGGAATGAAAGAATTTAAAGATGGTAAAGACGGTATTGATAGCGATAATCCAAACAGCAATCAAAACCAAACCAAACCTTAG
- the tatA gene encoding twin-arginine translocase TatA/TatE family subunit — MYSSTLLEFLNMGGGEMMLIMVAVLLLFGGKKLPELARGLGKGIREFKDASEGVKREIHRNINSVTSEEETKEEEKITEENHAERHHPTEVDEPIQSELTEEVNPTSSEEVKPEIDAEEKAKRDSYS; from the coding sequence ATGTATTCAAGCACGTTATTAGAGTTCTTAAATATGGGTGGTGGTGAGATGATGCTCATCATGGTGGCTGTACTTTTGTTATTTGGAGGTAAAAAATTACCCGAATTGGCAAGAGGTTTAGGAAAAGGCATCAGAGAATTTAAAGATGCTTCGGAAGGTGTGAAGAGAGAAATCCATCGCAACATTAATTCCGTAACTAGTGAAGAAGAGACTAAGGAAGAAGAAAAAATTACAGAAGAAAATCATGCTGAACGTCATCATCCAACCGAAGTAGATGAACCAATTCAATCTGAATTAACTGAAGAAGTAAATCCTACATCAAGTGAAGAGGTAAAGCCTGAAATTGATGCAGAAGAAAAAGCGAAAAGAGATTCTTATTCGTAA
- a CDS encoding RagB/SusD family nutrient uptake outer membrane protein, whose translation MKINKLWLLLVVISVVTACKKLDQEPQSTASKSAIFGSENGLQLYANSFYSILPGNSTSLDAMSDYLAVKEVPSFIQEGVYAPNLSSGWSWGDLRNINYFIVNNIDQKISPEARRNYLGLARFFRAYFYFEKVKRFGDVPWINKPLEVTDPTLYNGRDKRTLVMDSVLADINYAAENIKSVNDPSRSTITKDVALGLKSRICLFEGTFRKYHTELNLQNTATEWLNNAASAAKIIMDKNTYSINTAGGTNSSYRQVFINPTPVSSEVMLSSICDLTLNVLNEANWWWTSGTYGAKASFTRTFINTYLNIDGTPYTDNPNYPTMLFKDEVKNRDLRLKQTIRSADYKRISGGTQVPAPPVFSYTFTGYQPIKWTLDDMYYDAGALNINSISMMRYAEILLNYAEAKAELGTLTDQDWILTVGKLRSRAGITGGLTTKPTTVDPYLVANYFPNITDASILEIRRERGIELSLEGLRFSDILRWKRGELMEKEWNGFYVPALNTPMDLNEDGILDVAFYQGTKPTPAVTGVTYVDVSNTIGGKVNSQRLKNGTSGQLIWMNEISRKWSDKQYYYPIPQADALRNPALGQNPGWF comes from the coding sequence ATGAAAATAAATAAGTTATGGTTGCTTTTAGTTGTCATTAGCGTAGTAACCGCTTGCAAGAAACTAGACCAAGAACCCCAATCCACTGCTTCAAAATCTGCAATTTTTGGTAGTGAAAATGGATTACAATTGTATGCAAATTCATTCTACAGCATTTTACCAGGTAACTCTACAAGCTTGGATGCCATGTCTGATTATTTAGCCGTTAAAGAAGTACCCAGTTTTATACAAGAAGGTGTTTATGCACCAAACTTAAGTTCTGGCTGGAGCTGGGGTGATTTAAGAAACATTAATTATTTCATTGTAAATAACATTGACCAAAAAATATCACCTGAAGCTAGGAGAAATTATTTAGGGTTAGCGAGGTTTTTTAGGGCCTATTTTTACTTTGAAAAAGTAAAAAGATTTGGAGATGTGCCATGGATAAATAAACCACTTGAAGTTACCGACCCAACACTTTATAACGGGCGTGATAAAAGAACTCTAGTGATGGATTCTGTATTAGCCGATATAAATTATGCAGCTGAGAACATCAAAAGTGTAAATGACCCTTCTAGAAGCACCATTACAAAAGACGTAGCATTAGGATTAAAATCTAGAATTTGTCTATTTGAAGGTACTTTTAGAAAATACCACACGGAGTTAAATTTGCAAAATACAGCAACAGAATGGTTAAACAATGCTGCCAGTGCTGCAAAAATAATAATGGATAAAAACACCTATTCTATTAACACCGCAGGTGGAACGAATAGCTCTTATCGTCAGGTATTTATTAATCCAACACCAGTTAGTAGCGAAGTCATGTTGTCTTCAATATGCGATTTAACCTTAAATGTTTTAAACGAGGCAAACTGGTGGTGGACCAGCGGAACATATGGTGCAAAAGCTAGTTTTACAAGAACCTTTATCAATACCTATCTTAATATTGATGGAACACCTTACACAGACAACCCTAACTATCCAACTATGTTATTTAAGGATGAGGTAAAAAATAGAGATTTAAGGCTTAAACAAACTATTCGTTCTGCAGATTATAAAAGAATAAGTGGCGGCACACAAGTTCCAGCTCCACCGGTATTTTCTTATACATTTACAGGATATCAGCCAATTAAATGGACTTTAGACGATATGTATTACGATGCTGGAGCATTAAATATTAACTCTATTAGCATGATGAGATATGCAGAAATATTGCTAAATTATGCTGAAGCAAAAGCAGAGTTGGGAACACTTACAGATCAAGATTGGATTTTGACAGTTGGCAAATTGCGTTCTAGAGCCGGTATTACAGGTGGTTTAACTACAAAACCTACAACAGTTGACCCTTATCTAGTTGCTAACTATTTCCCGAATATTACAGATGCTAGTATTTTAGAAATTAGAAGGGAACGAGGTATTGAATTGAGTTTAGAAGGACTACGATTTAGCGATATTTTGAGATGGAAAAGAGGTGAACTAATGGAGAAAGAATGGAATGGATTTTACGTGCCAGCCCTTAACACACCAATGGACTTAAATGAAGATGGCATTTTAGATGTTGCATTTTATCAGGGTACAAAACCAACTCCCGCAGTTACAGGCGTTACTTATGTAGATGTTTCCAATACAATTGGCGGAAAAGTTAACTCGCAAAGATTAAAAAACGGAACTTCTGGCCAACTAATTTGGATGAATGAAATCTCTAGAAAATGGAGCGATAAACAATATTATTACCCAATTCCTCAGGCAGATGCACTCAGGAATCCAGCCCTTGGTCAAAATCCAGGTTGGTTTTAA
- a CDS encoding endonuclease/exonuclease/phosphatase family protein: MKLKFLFIVLMFAMTSFSTSAQSFNIATFNIRYDNPRDSGNLWIDRAPIVSNLIRFHEFDVFGVQEGLKNQLDDISKTLPEYARYGRGRDDGKEAGEHSAIYYKKDRFKLLKSGDFWLSETPNTPGKGWDATCCNRICSWVYLEDIKTNKKFYTFNVHFDHQGVVARKESGKLMVQKIKQIAANEPVLLTGDLNGNRESEWYLSIANSGVIKDTFTDVKYPYYNNSSSNGFRTPRGMGVIDHIFMSKQFKVTRWGILTDTYFGKYPSDHFPVIATVNL; encoded by the coding sequence ATGAAATTAAAATTCTTATTCATTGTTTTGATGTTTGCCATGACATCATTTAGCACAAGTGCACAATCATTTAACATCGCCACTTTTAACATCAGATATGATAACCCAAGAGATTCTGGAAATCTCTGGATTGATCGTGCCCCAATAGTTTCTAACCTCATTCGCTTCCATGAATTTGACGTTTTCGGCGTTCAAGAAGGACTAAAAAATCAATTAGACGACATAAGCAAGACTTTGCCAGAATATGCAAGATATGGTCGTGGTCGTGATGATGGTAAAGAGGCCGGAGAGCATTCAGCTATTTACTATAAAAAAGACAGGTTTAAGTTATTAAAAAGTGGTGATTTTTGGTTGTCAGAAACACCTAATACACCTGGCAAAGGTTGGGATGCCACATGTTGTAACAGAATATGCTCTTGGGTTTACCTAGAAGATATAAAGACCAATAAAAAATTCTACACTTTTAATGTTCACTTTGATCATCAAGGCGTTGTGGCTCGCAAAGAAAGTGGCAAATTAATGGTTCAGAAAATAAAGCAAATAGCTGCTAATGAACCTGTTTTATTAACCGGTGATCTTAATGGAAATAGAGAGAGCGAATGGTATTTATCAATAGCAAACTCTGGTGTAATCAAAGACACATTTACCGATGTTAAATATCCTTACTACAATAACTCATCTAGCAATGGGTTTAGAACTCCTCGCGGAATGGGCGTTATTGACCACATCTTTATGTCAAAACAATTTAAAGTTACCAGATGGGGCATTTTAACAGATACTTACTTCGGGAAGTATCCTTCTGATCATTTCCCCGTTATAGCGACGGTTAATTTATAA
- a CDS encoding murein hydrolase activator EnvC family protein, which translates to MKLNKLFLSLLFVGFCTAGFAQQTSKELKELKQKKEAIERQIELAQKNLNKTANGKKLTLGQINTIKAQVRLMQDKISTINSEMRSLDNKITENTGKVHNLQTRLVDLKKEYAGMIRFAQRNRNSYDKMMFIFAANDFNQAYKRIKYLQQFGQYRKKQAAYIQGTEKDLNNQISVLDHDLKNKTNLLKEQLNEKNRLDKKKSEQAVVLNNLSKDERKYKQDIQKNRQQQAAIQRQINAEIQRQIAIARKKAEDEEREAARQAALKAKADNKPAPVNIPTKQKTNSEVLRATPEAERLSTAFENNRGSLPAPVSNGYISTHFGISKFEQATVNEEGVKYHTSEDASVRAVFNGIVTSITPVAGRYVVLIKHGEYFTVYYNLKSVSVGRGASVTTKQNIGVVANTDGVPELGFQISRSGKTFLNPEAWLAR; encoded by the coding sequence ATGAAGTTAAACAAACTATTTCTTTCCCTGCTATTTGTAGGTTTTTGTACAGCAGGTTTTGCGCAACAAACAAGTAAGGAGCTTAAAGAACTTAAGCAGAAAAAAGAAGCCATAGAAAGGCAAATTGAGTTAGCACAAAAAAATCTAAATAAAACAGCTAATGGTAAGAAACTTACCTTAGGACAGATAAATACCATCAAGGCTCAAGTGCGTTTAATGCAAGATAAGATTTCTACCATCAATTCGGAGATGAGAAGTCTGGATAATAAAATTACCGAAAACACAGGCAAGGTACACAACCTTCAAACCCGTTTGGTAGATTTAAAAAAGGAATATGCTGGGATGATAAGGTTCGCTCAACGCAACCGAAACTCATACGATAAAATGATGTTTATTTTTGCCGCAAATGATTTTAATCAAGCTTACAAAAGGATTAAATATTTACAACAGTTTGGGCAATACCGTAAAAAACAAGCTGCTTACATCCAAGGGACGGAAAAGGATTTAAATAACCAAATTTCTGTTTTAGACCACGATTTGAAAAATAAAACTAATCTACTTAAGGAGCAGTTAAACGAAAAAAATAGATTAGATAAAAAGAAAAGCGAACAAGCGGTTGTGTTAAATAACCTAAGTAAGGACGAGCGTAAATATAAACAAGACATTCAAAAAAATAGGCAGCAACAGGCGGCGATTCAGCGTCAAATAAATGCTGAAATCCAAAGACAGATTGCAATCGCTCGTAAAAAGGCCGAAGATGAGGAGCGTGAGGCCGCTAGACAGGCTGCTCTAAAGGCAAAAGCCGATAACAAACCAGCACCAGTTAATATACCCACAAAACAAAAGACAAACAGTGAGGTGTTAAGGGCAACACCCGAAGCAGAAAGACTATCTACTGCTTTTGAAAATAACAGAGGTAGTTTGCCTGCTCCTGTTTCAAATGGGTACATAAGCACTCATTTTGGGATTAGTAAATTTGAGCAAGCTACTGTGAATGAGGAAGGAGTTAAGTATCATACTAGTGAAGATGCAAGTGTAAGAGCCGTATTTAACGGCATAGTTACAAGTATTACTCCAGTTGCAGGAAGATATGTAGTTTTAATTAAACATGGGGAATATTTTACGGTTTATTATAATCTCAAAAGCGTAAGCGTTGGAAGAGGTGCGAGTGTTACTACGAAACAAAATATTGGAGTTGTTGCTAACACAGATGGTGTTCCTGAGCTTGGCTTTCAAATCAGTAGAAGCGGAAAAACTTTTTTAAATCCAGAAGCTTGGTTAGCTCGTTAA
- a CDS encoding lytic transglycosylase domain-containing protein, translating into MRRIVLTLLSFLAFFSAQAQNPVKPIAIGSAQSDSLFKKITSATPDTVSVPVVNDLLFYNQNLTYKLRLDSIQKTVPLSYNEYVQNFIDVLGKQKDRMGKMLGLSTYYFPIFEGALKAYNIPAEIKYLPIIESSMNPHAISRVGATGMWQFMFGTAKAYGLNMDNFVDERKDPIQASYAAAAYFRDAYEELGDWLLAIAAYNCGKGNVTRAIDKAGSRDFWEIRKFLPKETRDYVPAFIAAVYLMNYSQTHGIVSQAPSINLKTDTIQVNHFVALADIAKAINYDESTLYGLNPSYKKKIVNGTNGLPKRLILPRIDQNDFAKLYDVLNNDIETDRSVFLASTDDVRDLRKKALANKPIVTKPKSNLYKVKPGQNLTIIANLFKVEVQDLKVWNDLKSNTVIPGQSLKIYGSNVAPLPKKIAKPEFITYKVKAGDTLSGIAEKFDGATVASIKKTNGLKKAALQPGMVLKIKS; encoded by the coding sequence ATGAGAAGAATAGTACTAACCCTGTTGAGTTTTTTAGCTTTTTTTTCTGCTCAAGCTCAAAATCCTGTAAAACCGATAGCCATCGGTTCTGCACAAAGTGACTCTCTTTTTAAAAAGATTACCAGTGCAACTCCAGATACCGTTTCTGTTCCCGTTGTAAATGATTTATTATTCTATAATCAGAACTTAACTTATAAACTTCGTTTAGATTCTATTCAGAAAACCGTGCCACTAAGCTATAATGAATACGTTCAAAATTTCATTGATGTTTTGGGAAAGCAAAAAGATAGAATGGGCAAAATGTTGGGTCTTTCAACTTATTATTTCCCGATATTCGAGGGGGCTTTAAAAGCTTATAATATTCCTGCTGAAATTAAATACCTGCCAATTATTGAATCATCGATGAATCCACACGCTATTTCTAGGGTTGGCGCAACTGGGATGTGGCAATTTATGTTTGGTACTGCAAAAGCTTATGGCTTAAATATGGATAACTTTGTTGACGAACGCAAAGACCCAATTCAGGCAAGTTATGCTGCGGCTGCTTATTTTAGAGATGCTTACGAAGAACTAGGCGATTGGCTTTTAGCCATTGCAGCTTACAACTGCGGAAAAGGAAACGTTACCCGTGCTATCGATAAAGCTGGTTCTAGAGATTTTTGGGAAATTAGAAAATTCTTACCTAAAGAAACTCGAGATTATGTGCCTGCATTTATAGCTGCGGTTTATTTAATGAATTATTCTCAAACTCACGGTATTGTATCTCAAGCGCCATCTATCAATTTAAAAACAGATACCATTCAGGTTAATCATTTTGTGGCATTGGCCGATATTGCTAAGGCAATTAATTATGATGAATCTACTTTGTATGGATTAAATCCGTCTTATAAAAAGAAGATTGTAAATGGAACAAATGGTTTACCGAAAAGGTTAATATTGCCAAGAATAGACCAAAATGATTTTGCTAAACTTTATGATGTTTTAAATAATGATATTGAAACAGATAGAAGTGTTTTCTTAGCATCTACAGATGATGTTAGGGATTTGCGAAAAAAAGCTTTGGCAAATAAACCCATCGTTACTAAACCAAAAAGTAACCTGTACAAGGTTAAGCCTGGTCAGAATTTAACTATAATAGCTAACCTATTTAAGGTAGAAGTTCAAGATTTAAAAGTTTGGAATGACTTAAAAAGCAATACAGTTATTCCAGGGCAAAGCTTAAAAATCTATGGTTCAAATGTTGCCCCACTTCCTAAAAAAATAGCAAAGCCAGAATTTATTACTTATAAAGTTAAAGCTGGAGATACCCTATCAGGCATAGCCGAAAAATTTGATGGCGCAACTGTTGCGAGTATCAAAAAGACTAATGGATTAAAAAAAGCTGCTTTACAACCAGGTATGGTTTTGAAGATAAAGAGCTAG
- the gatA gene encoding Asp-tRNA(Asn)/Glu-tRNA(Gln) amidotransferase subunit GatA, producing the protein MKKYTSLTEIQGELAQKQLTLSQLITHYFEQIEKNQHLNAFNEVFFDSTKKQADLVQQKIDKGTAGKLAGMVIGIKDNICYLDHQVSASSKMLEGFVSPYSSTVVNRLLAEDAIIIGRLNCDEFAMGGSNETSYFGPVKNAIDEERVAGGSSGGSAVAVQADMCLAALGTDTGGSVRQPAAFCGNIGFKPTYGRISRYGIIAYASSFDQVGTITTSVSDAALLLEVLAGVDDADSTVSSLPVPKYSQNLSQGGNKKIAVLKETIENDALDSEIKAAILNAIETLKSQGHSIEYVSFDLLDYMVPAYYVLTTAEASSNLSRYDGVHYGYRNTQAESLNNLYKTSRAEGFGEEVKRRIMLGTFVLSAGYYDAYYQKAQQVRRLIRNKVDELLGKYDFLLSPVTPTPAFKIGENMQDPLVMYMADIYTVLASLAGIPAVALPLGNNKSGLPLSVQLMTKHFNEQELLNLSHSFLNE; encoded by the coding sequence TTGAAGAAATATACCTCTTTAACGGAGATACAAGGAGAACTTGCGCAAAAGCAGTTAACCTTATCACAGTTAATCACTCATTATTTTGAGCAAATAGAAAAAAATCAACACCTCAATGCTTTTAATGAGGTGTTTTTTGATTCCACAAAAAAGCAAGCTGATTTAGTTCAACAAAAAATTGATAAAGGCACCGCTGGCAAACTTGCTGGTATGGTTATCGGTATTAAAGACAACATTTGTTACCTAGACCATCAGGTTTCTGCTTCATCTAAAATGTTGGAAGGTTTTGTGTCTCCATATTCTTCAACTGTTGTTAATCGTTTACTGGCTGAAGATGCCATTATCATTGGCAGATTAAATTGCGATGAATTTGCGATGGGTGGCTCAAATGAAACCTCTTATTTCGGGCCAGTTAAAAACGCTATTGATGAAGAAAGGGTTGCTGGAGGTTCTTCTGGCGGTTCGGCAGTTGCTGTTCAGGCAGATATGTGTTTGGCTGCATTAGGTACAGATACTGGCGGTTCTGTTCGTCAACCTGCTGCATTTTGTGGTAACATTGGCTTTAAACCTACCTACGGCCGCATTTCTCGTTATGGCATTATAGCTTACGCATCTTCTTTCGACCAAGTTGGCACCATCACTACATCAGTTAGCGATGCTGCTTTATTATTAGAAGTTTTAGCAGGTGTTGATGATGCTGATAGTACAGTTTCGTCTCTTCCTGTTCCAAAATATTCTCAAAATTTATCGCAAGGCGGAAATAAAAAAATAGCTGTTTTAAAAGAGACCATTGAGAATGATGCTTTGGATTCTGAAATTAAAGCTGCCATTTTAAACGCGATTGAAACTTTAAAATCTCAAGGGCATAGTATAGAGTACGTTTCGTTTGATTTATTAGATTACATGGTTCCTGCTTATTATGTGTTAACCACAGCCGAAGCTTCATCTAATCTTTCTCGTTATGACGGCGTTCATTATGGTTATAGAAATACACAGGCCGAAAGTTTAAACAACTTGTACAAAACATCTAGAGCTGAAGGTTTTGGCGAAGAGGTAAAGCGTAGAATTATGCTTGGAACATTTGTTTTAAGCGCAGGATATTACGATGCCTATTATCAAAAAGCACAACAGGTTCGTCGATTAATTAGAAACAAGGTTGATGAATTGTTAGGTAAATATGATTTTTTATTAAGTCCTGTTACACCAACACCAGCTTTTAAAATTGGCGAAAATATGCAAGACCCGTTGGTGATGTATATGGCAGATATTTATACGGTTTTAGCCTCATTGGCTGGTATTCCGGCAGTTGCTTTGCCCTTGGGCAATAATAAAAGCGGTTTACCGTTAAGTGTTCAGTTAATGACCAAACACTTTAACGAGCAAGAGTTGCTCAATTTATCACATAGTTTTTTAAACGAATAA